The Solanum lycopersicum chromosome 6, SLM_r2.1 genome has a window encoding:
- the LOC101245470 gene encoding uncharacterized protein has product MTEGVVAIKDNRNDDQNKKKAKPPGVFGFFKAAMFVLRHRTKGKQKAAQVITQQGDWKKLVGSMRPLHLQDNNNNNINNNNTLYCATSPSAVSQYASADDLKSLDQLDTMSQYASANDLKSLDDQASASASSETMSQYASASNLQDLDEQEEDEDDPDKVFDAIGADDMIDAKAELFILQFYQQMRRQNVDSINGQFH; this is encoded by the coding sequence ATGACGGAAGGCGTGGTCGCCATCAAGGACAACAGAAATGACGATCAGAATAAGAAGAAGGCGAAGCCACCAGGCGTTTTCGGCTTCTTCAAAGCTGCAATGTTCGTATTGCGCCATCGAACAAAAGGAAAGCAGAAAGCTGCTCAGGTAATAACCCAACAGGGAGATTGGAAGAAGCTGGTGGGTTCTATGCGCCCTTTGCATCTGCaggacaataataataataatattaataataataatacattatATTGTGCCACGTCACCCTCTGCAGTGAGCCAGTACGCTTCTGCTGACGATCTCAAATCACTAGATCAGTTGGATACCATGAGCCAATACGCTTCAGCAAACGATCTGAAATCACTAGATGACCAGGCCTCGGCCTCAGCCTCATCGGAGACCATGAGCCAGTACGCTTCCGCAAGCAATCTCCAAGACCTCGACGAACAggaggaagatgaagatgaCCCTGACAAAGTCTTCGATGCTATTGGCGCTGATGACATGATCGATGCCAAGGCCGAGCTCTTCATCCTTCAGTTTTACCAACAAATGAGGCGTCAAAACGTTGATTCAATCAATGGCCAATTCCATTAA